The sequence below is a genomic window from Flavobacterium sediminilitoris.
TTATTATTTCTCCTCTATTTATTTGAAAAAAAGTATTAGGATTTAATTCATCAACTAAATCACTTATTTTTTCTCTAAATATATGCTCTTTTCCATTTTCATCAATAGCAACACATTTTCCTGAATCAGATAAAAATGCTGAAATAGTATTAGCATTTAGAATAGTTATTTCGTTGTTATTTTTAACTATAATTCGTTCTTTATATACTTTGTTTGTTTTAAGTAGAGTATTGGCGATTTTTTCCCAGTTTATATTTTTTTCTTTTCCTTGTAACGTTTTAAGTTTTTGCATTGCAATTTCAAATCGGCTATAGCTTATAGGTTTTAATAGGTAGCCAATTCCATTTACATCAAATGCATCTTGATAGAAAGTGTCATAAGCTGTTGTGAAAATAATAGGACATTTGATAAGATCATTTTTTAATACAGAAAACACATTTCCATCAAGTAGTTCTATATCTGAAAAAACAAGATCTACCTGATCGTTTTCATTGTACCATTTTTTTATTTCTTCTTTGCTTTTTAAATGGGCAACAATCTCTATTGAGCTATCAAATTTTTGAAGATGATTACTTATTATTTCAGCATTTAGATCTTCATCTTCAATGATTATAACTTTCATAATTTATTTTATAATAGGAATTCTAACGAAATATTCTGTTTCTGTCTTTTCAAATTCTAAAGTGCAATTGAATAATAATTTATATTGATCTTTTAAATATTGATTGCCTATGTAAGAACTTGTATTTGTTTCTATTGGTTTTAGTTTGTTTTTTATGATAATTGTGTCTTCAATTCGCTCTAAATATACTTCTAAGGGATTATTTTCATTTCCGTAATTATGTTTTATTGCATTTTCAATACACAATTGTAAAGAGCAAGGTAAGATATAGCCTAATTCGTTTTCTATTTTAATATGTATAGTGTAAGCATTATTAAATCGTTTCTGAATTAATAATATGTATGATTTTATAAACTTTATTTCTTCGCTCAATGTTACTATTTCTTTTTGATTATGCTTTAAATAGTAGCGATATACATCTGAAAAATTGTCAATAAAAGTTTCCACTTCGTCAGGTTTCTTTTTGATTAAACTAGATAATATACTTAGGTTATTAAATAAGAAATGTGGTTCTAAATTTTTTTGTAACATTTTTGATTTAAAAACTTCCTTTTCTTTTTCTAAATGCTCAATATTAACCGCTAGTTTTTTAGAATTTGAAAAATGAAGATAAGCAATAGTATATCCACTAATATATAAGTGATTCATTGTTATTCCAAATACTATATTGCCAATTATCATATTAATACTTGTACTGAAATTGTAAATTAAATATCTATAAAGAACGTAATAAACACTAACCATTATAGAAAAGATAAATAAGGCTAATAAAAATGTCATTCCAATTTTTATAATTCTTTGAGTGTATATTTTTGAAATAATTTTCCAAGATAAATAAGTACTTAGAAAGGAAATTATAGAAATAATTATACTAAATATATGACCATCAATGTCATAAAAATCAACACTACCAAATTTTTTAGTTTGATGGAGTGTATAGGTCTGAATAGTACTTAATATAATTATAATAACTAAAACGACAATACTATTTTTAAGAAGTGAAATAATCTTTGCTTGCTTCATTTTGCAAATATATTGGTTGAAAGATAAAAAAGTGCAGCGAATAACTACACTTTTTTATCTTTTAAATTATTTTTCTACTATTAAAAAATCTTTTGTTTCACCTTTATCGTTTATAGTCTGAAATTTTGGTTCACCTTTATCATCAACATAAATCATCATTTTTAATTGGCCATCTGAATTTGCTATAAATAATCCTTGCGAATTTCCTCTTGTTTTACCAAGGAAAACAAGTTGCTTACTGCCATATTTTTTATGAATTTCATTCATCTTTTGTTTTCTTAATTTAACATCTTCAATCTTTTCAGCTTCAGTTATTAATTCATTACTTTTGCTATAAGTACTTTCTTCTGGGTAATTATTAATTTGTAAACCTCTTTGCGATTGTATTTTGCCTTCTTTAACAAATTCTTGATTTGATAATTGTACTACCTGATCATTTTCATATTGATCCATAGATATAGACATTCCAGCTATAATTCCTTCTTCTGTTTTTTTAGATTGGTATATTAAACCACCACATTCATCTCCTTCATCATTAAAAAATATCATTCCTGATGGTCTTTCTCTTTTTTCTGTATCTTTTCCATTCATTCTCCCTGAATGTTGTTTTTCTCTATTACTAATTACCATTCTAATAGTTCCATCATTCTCTAGAATGTTAATTCGTTTCACATTAATTTCTTCAAAACTTTCTATTTTTTTCATTTTATGAAATGAAAAAAGAAATAGTGACGCCATAATAATTGTCATTAGTGTTGAATAGGCTGTAAGTGCTTTTACTTTTGATGCTGTTGTTCTCATTTTTTTTGTTTTTAAATTGATAATTATAAGGCAAATCTACAGGAGCAGCTTTAATTTTAAAATCAAAAAGAGATGAACTGAGGTAAAAATGAAATGAAATAGGGGAAAAGTAATTTGAAGCTTTTTTATTATTGTTTTTAAAAGAGTATTAGGTTTGCTTTTTCAATTTCATATATAAAATAGGAAAGGGCTTTCCTGAAAAATCTAATTCTGAACGATTAATAATTTCAAAACCAAAATGTTTGTAAAATCCAACAGCTTGCTCGTTTTGCTCATTCACATCTACATTGGTTATTTTTAGTTCATTTATAGCATAATGCAATAGTTTTTTGCCAATTCCAATTCCTCTTACATTAGGATGAATAAATAACATTTCTAAATTTTGTTCTGCTACGCCAAGAAAACCAATAATTTCATTTTGTTCGTTTCTTGCACTTCTCAATTCTACGGCATCTAAATAATTGTTTAAAATGAGCGGTTTAAAATATTGAATATCTTCTTCTTTTAAAAAATGATGAGTTGCTCTTACTGATGCTTCCCAAACAGCAATAACATTTAAATACTCCGATTTTTGTATTGTATCAATTTTAAACATTGCTTTTTAAATTTATTTTAATTTATAATATTGTTTAATACTATAGATTATTGCTATAATTAATCCGATAAAACCACCTATATAACTGAAATTATGCATAGAGCTAACCATAATGAAGCTATTTGTATCAAGAAGATTTTTTGGAAAGAACCAATGGGAAGGAATATTATTTATAAGGAATATTTTACCATAGAGTAACCCTATGAAACCTACAAATAATGCAATTCCAGTATTGATAAAAATAGCAATGAATGTTGTTTGTATCATTTGTTTTCCATTTTTATGGATAAACAACCCGATAATTCCTAAAAAAGAACCAATTATTAAACCAACCCACCATGTTGCAAGTGTTCCTACAATAGTTGCTCCAAATCTAGGGTTTCTTAGTTTTATTTCTGGATTTTCAATTGTTCCAATGTTTTCTCCTAATCCCCAATTTTCTAATCCGAATTGAATGAATTTAAATTTTGTATAGTATTCTTCTGAAATTGTATAAGTAATTTGATCATGAATAATACCATATAGTCCTCCTAAAAATGGAGAAATAATGATAATTAATAAGAATGCTAAAAATTTATACATTTTAATAGATACTTAAAATTTATATAAGAATTGGATTTATTAGTAATTTTTTTTACAAAAATAACTCTTTTCTGACAAAATATGATTTAGATACTATATGCAGTTATAATTTTTTTTGATACAAATTACAAACCAAAAGATATTGTTTTTCGTACTTTTGAAAAATAGAAAGTTAAGAATATGAAAATAGTTATATCTCCAGCAAAATCATTAGATTTTGAATCAAAATTACCAACAAAAGTATTTACACAATCTGATTTTTTATCTAAATCAGAGACCATTCATAAAACCTTAAAAAAGAAAAAACCAAAGCAGTTAATGGATTTAATGTCTATTTCTGAAAAATTAGCCGATTTGAATTGGCAACGCAATCAAGATTGGCAAACTCCATTTACTCCAGAAAACGCTCGACCTGCTGTTTATGCTTTTAATGGAGATGTTTATACGGGCTTAGATGCTTATACTATTCCAACAGATAAATTAGATATTTTACAAGATAGATTACGCATTCTATCAGGTTTGTATGGTGTTTTAAAACCATTAGATTTAATGCAACCTTATCGTTTAGAAATGGGTACATCACTAGCAATAGGTGCAAAGAAAAATTTGTATGAATTTTGGAAAAAAACAATTACAGATGCTTTGAATAAAGAACTTTCAAAAGATGAATTGTTTTTAAATTTAGCCAGTAATGAATATTTTAGTGCGGTTGATACAAAAGCTTTAAAAGTACCTGTTATTACTCCAGAATTTAAAGATTATAAAGATGGAAAACTAAAAATGATTAGTTTTTTCGCTAAGAAAGCTAGAGGTTTAATGGTGCGTTATATTATTGATACTAATGCAGAAACAATTGAAGATTTGAAAAAATTCAATTATGAAGGCTATGCTTTTGATGGAAATTTGAGTAAAGGAAATACTTTAGTTTTTACAAGATAGAAATTATAAAAACTACAATTATAAATGATGATTTTTATTATTGTAGTTTTTCTTTTTTAATAGCATATTTTTTAACTGTAGAACAAAGAAAAGTATACTTTTTCTAAAAGCGCAATTGTATAAGTTAAAAATAACTTTTTTAAGCGATACTATTTTTATAAAATTGTGCTAACCTCAAAAAACAAACCTCTTTTAACGTGATTTAAAAAAGGTTTATTTTAAAAAATTAGTTTTTAGATGGGTTGCTCAATAGTTACCGATATTTTATTTGGTCTGTGGAGTGGTTCCCAAATGAGTCTTATAAATGCACTGAAACGTTGGTTTTCCCTTGCAATAGGTATTCCCGTTACAATTCCAAGCATTGTTTGGTTAGTAATTTCAAGTCGCATTTGCGGTCGTATAGTCATATCAAAATCTTTTTTGTCTATGGTCTTGTTAAGTTCAATTCCTACAAAATTTCTCGTTCCTGTTATCATATAATGAAAACTGGTGTTGATATCGTAAGTGGTGTGAAAATGATTGGTTTTAAAATTTTGTTCAATCATTGGACCGGTATAAATTAACGAGTGAAAATTGTTGCCCCATCGTTTGGCAACGACCAAAAAGGGGTTATAAACATTTCCTTTTATGAATGGTTTTCCAAAATTCCTAAAGTCGGAAAGTTCAAACTCGTTGATGTAACCGATTGCCATTGAAGTGGCTATTTTTTCATTGACAAAAAACGACCATTGGGTTGCCAATTTTATGCTGTTCAGTTTGTTGGATGGCATGGAATCTTTTGGCGTTCCGTTTATGTCCGAATGAAAGGTAAATGGCAATTCTACTTCAAACCCGAGTCGGTTTATCGGTGCCCATTCGTACTCTACAAGCGCTTCGTATTCATCAAATTTTAGTTTGTCGGTCATACCAAAACCGAGATTCCATTCTTTTTCGCCCTTTCTCGCTCCAAGGTCTCGTATTAGGTCAATGTATAAAGGTTCTGCGTGTAGCACTTTTGGCAGTTCGTGGTGCAATTCTACTTCTTCAATGTAAAGGCTGTCTTTTGTAGCGTTGGTTATTTGGGCCAAAACGCAAGTTGATGATGCCAAAAATAGTAAAGGCATCAAGATTTTTTTGATATTCATTTTCTTGATTTGGTTTTTATAAATGAAAAATGTCGTCTGAGTTTCTTTTACAGAATAGACGATTAACTTTTACTTTAAAGGCAAATCAAACTTCGGGTGGAGGACTGAATATTTTACAGAATGCTTGGGAAGCAGGTTCTTTGTAATGTGGTAATATTTTTTGGGTTGCTTGATATAAAGTGTTTAAATCGTGTTTGAATACAGGATTAAGAACAACCCAATCTATGCTTATTGTCTTTTTCTTGCTGTGTTCTTCAGTATCGGGGTCGTCATATTCGGCAATGGCATTTTCAAAGCCGAGCAATTTTTCAATTACAAATTCTACAATGCTTTCTTGTTCGTTATAGGTTAAATCTTCCGGAATGTGGTTTGGATTTGGGTCGGGATTGTCAATGCTAACATTGAGTAAATGCAAAGCCAATAAGCCCCAAATTAAACGATAAAATGTACTATTTCGGATTTTGTCTATCAATTTCCTTTTGGTGTTTTATATGTTTGCTAACGTTTTTCCACTTGGAGAGGTTGCGAACTTCACAAATATAACAAAAAGGAAAATATTGAAAAGCGTATTTTTTTGTAAATTTATTCATGTAAGGAAAGAAGAATTTTACTCCACAATTATTTGTTTCGTTTAATTTGTTGGACATGATTTAAACAATATCAACTCTTTATTAGTAGAACAGGTGTTTTTAAGTTTGTTCAAAACAGTGTTGAAAATGTGTATAACCAAACGCAAGTATCCAAGTAGTGAGACTGATTAAACAAGCTAATAAACATTTACTAATGGGAAAAAAGTACACCTTTTTCTAAAACCACAATTGTATAAGTTAAAAATGGCTTTTTTAAGCGATACTATTTTTATAAAACTGTGCTAACCTCAAAAAATAAAACTCATTTAAAGTGATTTAAATGAGTTTTATTTTATTTATTTAGTAGACAACTATGTCGCCAATTAATTATATACCATGTTATTTGGTTGTTCTTCTTCTATCTTTATAATTACTTTTCCTACTGTTTTTGATGCTTCAATATAATCATGAGCATTTACAATATCATTAAGCATGAATTCTTTGTCAATTTCTACTTTAAGAATGTTTTCTTTCATTAACCTCAAAAGGTCTTTAAGTGCTTCTTGGTTTGGGTGCACTGATACAAATTTTGCTCGTTTATATCTTAATAATTCCTTTATCATTGTTCCTGTTGGAGTTGTCCCAATATATATCCCATTCGGAGCTAAAAGATGCTTTGTTTTTTTATAAGAGGTATTAAATACAACATCAAAAATAATATCGAAAGTCGACGTCGTTTTTAGAAAATCTTCATTTTGATAGCTTATAGTAAAATCCGCACCTAGCTGTTTGCAGAAATCTAGATTTTTGGTACTTGATATACTTGTAACTTTTGCGCCATATGCTTTTGCTATCTGGTATGGCTATATGACCAACTCCACTGCTTCCACCATTGATTAAAACCCTATCATTCTTTTTCAGACCGCTTAATTTTAATAGTGCTAACCATGCAGTTGTTCCAGCCATTGGTAATCCAGCTACCTGATTAATAGGAATGTTATTAGGGATTTTAACTACACTATCTGCTTTTACAACAATATATTCACAAAGAGAACCTCCTTCAAAATTACCTAACAATCTGACAACTTTATCTCCAATATTTAAATTTTTAATATCATTTGATTTCTCTTCAATAATGCCAACAACATCAAACCCTTGTTTTGTTCTTGGTTTTATTAAACCTGAAACTAATCTAAAGTCACCTTTGCGATTTTTCCAATCTATTGCATTTAAAGAAGAGTAACATATTCTAATTAGTAACGAATTTTTCTTTCTTATACTAGGTTTTTCTGTTTCTTCGATTTTTAAGACACTACTGTTCCCGTAATTACTGTATAAAACTTGTTTCATTATCTATATTTTTTGCAAATATAGATTCAAGTTTTAATGTAATTATTGGTATATACCAACTATTCGATTACCACATTATTAAATAGTTTTGAAAAATTTGTTGGATTCATACCTAAAAAATTAGCAATGTCTTTATGAGGTATAGAATTAATAAGGTGTGCATTATATCGCATGAAATCTTTATATTTTTCCTCAATAGAATAAGTTGACTGCTTAATAAACCTATCTGTTATATTGTTTACTAATCCCATTAGTGCTTCAATTAAAAAATCTTGGATATCTTTATGTTTAGTGGTTTGATTAATAAAGTTATCATATGATATTCTATAGAATTTACTGTCCGTAATGCATTC
It includes:
- a CDS encoding GNAT family N-acetyltransferase, with translation MFKIDTIQKSEYLNVIAVWEASVRATHHFLKEEDIQYFKPLILNNYLDAVELRSARNEQNEIIGFLGVAEQNLEMLFIHPNVRGIGIGKKLLHYAINELKITNVDVNEQNEQAVGFYKHFGFEIINRSELDFSGKPFPILYMKLKKQT
- a CDS encoding HAEPLYID family protein, producing MNIKKILMPLLFLASSTCVLAQITNATKDSLYIEEVELHHELPKVLHAEPLYIDLIRDLGARKGEKEWNLGFGMTDKLKFDEYEALVEYEWAPINRLGFEVELPFTFHSDINGTPKDSMPSNKLNSIKLATQWSFFVNEKIATSMAIGYINEFELSDFRNFGKPFIKGNVYNPFLVVAKRWGNNFHSLIYTGPMIEQNFKTNHFHTTYDINTSFHYMITGTRNFVGIELNKTIDKKDFDMTIRPQMRLEITNQTMLGIVTGIPIARENQRFSAFIRLIWEPLHRPNKISVTIEQPI
- a CDS encoding Crp/Fnr family transcriptional regulator; translated protein: MEELKKIITDTHKVSITALNDFVAQFEIVSFSKNSILSIPEKKDKYLYFTISGVQKAYYFVDKRQCIISFTQANHFTCAPESFLTQKPSKYYFECITDSKFYRISYDNFINQTTKHKDIQDFLIEALMGLVNNITDRFIKQSTYSIEEKYKDFMRYNAHLINSIPHKDIANFLGMNPTNFSKLFNNVVIE
- a CDS encoding zinc-binding dehydrogenase; translation: MAKAYGAKVTSISSTKNLDFCKQLGADFTISYQNEDFLKTTSTFDIIFDVVFNTSYKKTKHLLAPNGIYIGTTPTGTMIKELLRYKRAKFVSVHPNQEALKDLLRLMKENILKVEIDKEFMLNDIVNAHDYIEASKTVGKVIIKIEEEQPNNMVYN
- a CDS encoding alcohol dehydrogenase catalytic domain-containing protein, with the protein product MKQVLYSNYGNSSVLKIEETEKPSIRKKNSLLIRICYSSLNAIDWKNRKGDFRLVSGLIKPRTKQGFDVVGIIEEKSNDIKNLNIGDKVVRLLGNFEGGSLCEYIVVKADSVVKIPNNIPINQVAGLPMAGTTAWLALLKLSGLKKNDRVLINGGSSGVGHIAIPDSKSIWRKSYKYIKYQKSRFLQTARCGFYYKLSK
- the yaaA gene encoding peroxide stress protein YaaA — its product is MKIVISPAKSLDFESKLPTKVFTQSDFLSKSETIHKTLKKKKPKQLMDLMSISEKLADLNWQRNQDWQTPFTPENARPAVYAFNGDVYTGLDAYTIPTDKLDILQDRLRILSGLYGVLKPLDLMQPYRLEMGTSLAIGAKKNLYEFWKKTITDALNKELSKDELFLNLASNEYFSAVDTKALKVPVITPEFKDYKDGKLKMISFFAKKARGLMVRYIIDTNAETIEDLKKFNYEGYAFDGNLSKGNTLVFTR
- a CDS encoding LytR/AlgR family response regulator transcription factor, with the translated sequence MKVIIIEDEDLNAEIISNHLQKFDSSIEIVAHLKSKEEIKKWYNENDQVDLVFSDIELLDGNVFSVLKNDLIKCPIIFTTAYDTFYQDAFDVNGIGYLLKPISYSRFEIAMQKLKTLQGKEKNINWEKIANTLLKTNKVYKERIIVKNNNEITILNANTISAFLSDSGKCVAIDENGKEHIFREKISDLVDELNPNTFFQINRGEIININYIEKIETYFNDRLLIKIKNYKNKVTTSTSITPEFKRWLDK
- a CDS encoding sensor histidine kinase gives rise to the protein MKQAKIISLLKNSIVVLVIIIILSTIQTYTLHQTKKFGSVDFYDIDGHIFSIIISIISFLSTYLSWKIISKIYTQRIIKIGMTFLLALFIFSIMVSVYYVLYRYLIYNFSTSINMIIGNIVFGITMNHLYISGYTIAYLHFSNSKKLAVNIEHLEKEKEVFKSKMLQKNLEPHFLFNNLSILSSLIKKKPDEVETFIDNFSDVYRYYLKHNQKEIVTLSEEIKFIKSYILLIQKRFNNAYTIHIKIENELGYILPCSLQLCIENAIKHNYGNENNPLEVYLERIEDTIIIKNKLKPIETNTSSYIGNQYLKDQYKLLFNCTLEFEKTETEYFVRIPIIK